From Bacillus sp. FSL K6-3431, the proteins below share one genomic window:
- a CDS encoding PRC-barrel domain-containing protein, with the protein MDSLRTFSLLKGMPVYGEQGDILGEVCDICICENGKVSAFLLQGKGLIGKKFRLPMEQVFSFGENGIKISDQGGLSTYKENEGEFTMHHAQSISKKNTLSNDGEQLGLLDDVYFLEEVGTIVGYELTDGFFSDIAQGKRVIRTPNPPQIGKDAMIVSVNKLRGGKTNDEMSELPK; encoded by the coding sequence GTGGATTCTTTGCGGACATTTTCTCTTTTAAAAGGGATGCCTGTTTATGGTGAACAAGGAGATATACTTGGGGAAGTTTGTGACATTTGTATTTGTGAGAATGGGAAAGTATCAGCTTTCCTACTCCAAGGTAAAGGATTGATTGGTAAGAAATTCAGACTTCCAATGGAACAGGTGTTTTCTTTTGGTGAAAATGGAATAAAGATTTCGGATCAAGGTGGTTTGTCGACATATAAAGAAAATGAAGGCGAATTTACAATGCACCATGCTCAGTCCATTTCAAAAAAAAATACCCTATCCAATGATGGAGAGCAGTTAGGTTTACTTGATGATGTATATTTTTTGGAAGAAGTGGGAACAATCGTTGGATATGAACTGACCGATGGTTTCTTTTCTGACATAGCTCAAGGAAAACGAGTAATTCGGACTCCCAATCCACCACAGATTGGAAAGGATGCCATGATCGTGTCGGTTAATAAGCTGCGAGGTGGCAAAACCAATGATGAAATGTCCGAATTGCCAAAGTAA
- a CDS encoding AI-2E family transporter, whose product MKQSRLTILYRFGLILLVFIILYCFLLLKPLWKPVLMVVLIGLIPFILGGFIAFLLSPLVEKMEALGLKRNWAITVIYVLFFGGIGFGLYLGFPLLIKQMKQFSDQIPELAGYYKHLVQNIEASTSRWPDGVQLQMEERINDFELWLNGFIEKSIKLLMGLLNFILVLLVIPFISFYLLKDIHLVKRAAWYMTPKKWRSNAIEFMSAVNISLGSYVRGQMIVCGIVGGAAAVLFWIIGIQYPILLGAIIAITNIIPYFGPLIGVIPVLVIALLSSVNQAILAAVIVFVLQFIEGNILSPYIVGKSLQMHPLFIIGALIIGGEAAGVIGLIIAVPILAIIKIAVVHSRDYLIKEKQP is encoded by the coding sequence TTGAAGCAATCACGATTAACGATACTATATAGATTTGGTCTCATTTTGCTTGTTTTTATTATCTTATATTGTTTTTTATTACTAAAACCATTATGGAAACCAGTTCTTATGGTGGTATTAATTGGCTTGATTCCTTTCATATTAGGTGGCTTTATTGCCTTTTTACTTAGTCCGCTTGTAGAAAAAATGGAAGCATTAGGATTAAAAAGAAATTGGGCAATAACAGTTATATATGTCTTATTTTTTGGCGGTATTGGTTTTGGTCTTTATTTAGGTTTCCCATTGCTGATTAAACAGATGAAGCAATTTTCTGATCAGATTCCCGAATTAGCTGGATATTATAAGCATTTGGTGCAAAATATAGAGGCCTCGACTTCTCGTTGGCCAGATGGTGTACAATTGCAAATGGAAGAGCGTATAAATGACTTCGAATTATGGCTGAATGGATTCATTGAAAAAAGCATTAAATTGTTAATGGGGCTCCTAAATTTTATTTTAGTACTTCTTGTCATTCCTTTCATATCGTTTTATTTATTAAAAGATATTCACTTAGTAAAAAGAGCGGCATGGTATATGACTCCAAAGAAATGGCGTAGTAATGCCATTGAGTTTATGTCGGCTGTGAACATATCATTAGGTAGCTATGTGAGAGGACAAATGATTGTATGTGGGATTGTAGGTGGGGCAGCGGCGGTGCTGTTTTGGATCATTGGGATCCAATATCCAATATTGCTTGGTGCAATCATCGCTATAACAAATATTATTCCATATTTCGGGCCATTAATTGGTGTTATCCCCGTATTAGTTATTGCATTATTATCTTCTGTAAATCAAGCTATTCTCGCAGCAGTTATCGTCTTTGTTTTGCAATTTATTGAGGGGAATATATTATCGCCCTATATTGTCGGGAAATCTCTACAAATGCATCCTTTATTCATTATTGGTGCTTTAATTATAGGTGGAGAGGCTGCTGGAGTCATTGGATTAATTATTGCAGTGCCGATTTTAGCTATTATAAAAATTGCTGTCGTCCATTCCCGAGATTATTTAATCAAAGAAAAACAACCTTAA
- the alaS gene encoding alanine--tRNA ligase, translated as MKNLTGAQIRQMYVDFFTEKGHQVEPSASLVPHDDPTLLWINSGVATLKKYFDGREIPENPRIVNAQKSIRTNDIENVGKTARHHTFFEMLGNFSIGDYFKEEAIEWAWEFLTSPKWIGFEQEKLSVTIHPEDDEAFDLWNKKIGLPEERIIRLEENFWDIGEGPSGPNTEIFYDRGPDYGNDPEDPELFPGGENERYLEIWNLVFSQFNHNPDGTYTPLPKKNIDTGMGLERMASVIQNVPTNFDTDLFIPIIKETENISGRSYGSNNETDTAFKVVADHIRTVTFAIADGALPSNEGRGYVLRRLLRRAVRYAKKININRPFMYELVSVVGEVMKDYYPNVVEKTEFVQQVIKNEEERFHETLNEGLAILSAVIRNAKAEGKKMIPGAEVFKLYDTYGFPVELTEEYAEDEHMQVDHAGFEVAMTEQRERARSARQDSGSMQVQGGILGEVKAASEFIGYNQLSAETVVNTIIKNDELVNEAYVGEKVEFILDETPFYAESGGQIADKGILIAEGLLIKVEEVQKAPNGQNLHSAIVEQGVFKSGMQVIAKVDEQNRGKVVKNHTATHLLHQALKDVLGTHVNQAGSLVGPERLRFDFSHFGQVKPEELKRIETIVNEKIWANMTVDTSNKNIEEAKAMGAMALFGEKYGNIVRVVAIDGYSLELCGGCHVTNTSAIGLFKIVSEAGIGAGTRRIEAVTGEAAYELMNGEIERIQVISGLLKTKPKDVVNRTEMLLNELKELQREKESLTAKLANIEAGSMLDHIQEVEGIKVVVHQVQAADMNTLRNMADDLKQKLGSGIIVLASGQNGKVNIIAAVTKDLIEKGYHAGKLVKEVATRCGGGGGGRPDMAQAGGKDPSKIEEALAFVADWVKTV; from the coding sequence ATGAAGAATTTAACTGGTGCGCAAATTAGGCAAATGTATGTAGACTTTTTTACAGAAAAAGGACATCAGGTGGAACCAAGCGCTTCCCTCGTTCCCCATGATGATCCGACGCTTTTATGGATTAACAGTGGAGTGGCAACATTAAAGAAATATTTTGATGGGCGCGAGATCCCGGAAAATCCTAGAATTGTAAACGCGCAAAAGTCGATTAGAACAAATGATATAGAAAATGTAGGAAAAACCGCTAGACATCATACCTTTTTTGAAATGCTCGGTAACTTTTCCATTGGTGACTATTTTAAAGAAGAAGCGATTGAATGGGCATGGGAATTTTTAACGAGCCCGAAATGGATTGGATTTGAACAAGAAAAGCTATCTGTTACGATTCACCCTGAAGATGATGAAGCATTTGATCTATGGAATAAAAAGATCGGATTGCCTGAAGAACGTATCATCCGGTTGGAAGAAAACTTTTGGGATATTGGTGAGGGACCAAGTGGCCCTAATACAGAAATTTTTTATGACCGCGGACCTGATTATGGAAATGATCCAGAAGATCCTGAACTATTCCCAGGTGGAGAAAATGAACGCTATTTGGAAATTTGGAATCTTGTATTTTCCCAATTCAACCATAATCCAGATGGAACATACACGCCACTACCAAAGAAAAACATTGATACAGGTATGGGACTGGAACGTATGGCCTCTGTTATCCAAAATGTTCCGACGAACTTCGATACGGATTTGTTTATCCCAATCATAAAAGAAACAGAAAATATTTCTGGTCGTTCATATGGATCCAATAATGAAACAGATACAGCCTTTAAAGTAGTGGCAGATCATATTCGAACTGTAACTTTTGCTATTGCGGATGGAGCGCTACCTTCAAATGAAGGAAGAGGTTATGTATTAAGGAGGTTGTTACGCCGCGCTGTTCGTTATGCAAAAAAGATCAACATTAACAGACCTTTCATGTATGAACTCGTTTCTGTTGTTGGAGAAGTGATGAAGGACTATTATCCTAATGTTGTTGAAAAAACGGAGTTTGTCCAACAGGTGATTAAAAATGAAGAAGAACGTTTTCATGAAACGTTGAATGAAGGCCTAGCGATCCTATCTGCTGTTATTCGCAACGCAAAAGCAGAAGGTAAAAAAATGATTCCGGGTGCAGAAGTCTTTAAATTATATGACACATATGGATTCCCAGTAGAATTAACAGAAGAATATGCAGAAGATGAACATATGCAAGTCGATCATGCTGGCTTTGAAGTGGCAATGACTGAACAGCGTGAACGAGCTCGTTCTGCACGTCAAGATTCAGGATCGATGCAAGTGCAAGGTGGAATTCTGGGAGAAGTGAAAGCTGCAAGTGAATTTATCGGCTATAATCAATTGTCAGCTGAGACTGTCGTCAATACAATTATTAAAAATGACGAATTAGTCAATGAGGCATATGTAGGAGAAAAAGTAGAATTTATTCTGGATGAAACACCTTTCTATGCGGAAAGCGGTGGACAGATCGCTGATAAAGGAATACTTATAGCTGAGGGATTACTCATTAAAGTGGAAGAAGTGCAAAAAGCACCGAATGGACAAAATCTTCATTCAGCAATCGTCGAACAAGGTGTGTTTAAATCTGGCATGCAGGTAATAGCTAAAGTAGATGAGCAAAATCGCGGTAAAGTAGTGAAAAACCATACGGCAACTCATTTACTACACCAAGCATTAAAAGATGTCCTTGGCACACATGTGAATCAAGCAGGTTCTCTTGTTGGACCCGAACGTCTTCGGTTTGACTTTTCTCACTTTGGCCAAGTGAAACCAGAAGAATTAAAACGAATTGAAACGATTGTTAATGAGAAAATATGGGCTAATATGACAGTTGATACATCAAATAAAAATATCGAGGAAGCAAAAGCGATGGGTGCTATGGCACTATTCGGCGAAAAATATGGTAATATCGTTAGGGTTGTTGCTATTGATGGTTATAGTTTAGAATTATGCGGTGGCTGTCATGTCACAAATACTTCTGCAATTGGTTTATTTAAAATAGTTTCTGAAGCAGGAATTGGTGCGGGAACACGTAGAATTGAAGCTGTGACGGGTGAAGCAGCTTACGAACTAATGAATGGAGAAATTGAAAGAATCCAAGTAATTTCCGGTCTTTTAAAAACAAAGCCTAAAGATGTTGTTAATCGTACCGAAATGCTCCTTAACGAGCTAAAAGAACTCCAACGCGAAAAAGAATCACTTACAGCCAAATTGGCAAATATTGAAGCAGGTAGTATGCTTGATCACATCCAAGAAGTGGAAGGTATAAAAGTGGTTGTTCATCAAGTGCAAGCAGCTGATATGAACACACTTCGTAATATGGCAGATGATTTAAAACAAAAATTAGGATCAGGTATTATCGTATTAGCTTCAGGACAGAACGGTAAAGTAAATATTATTGCTGCTGTCACGAAAGATCTGATTGAAAAAGGTTACCATGCTGGAAAACTAGTGAAAGAAGTAGCAACTAGATGCGGTGGTGGTGGCGGTGGACGCCCGGATATGGCTCAAGCAGGTGGAAAAGATCCAAGTAAAATAGAAGAAGCACTTGCATTTGTTGCAGATTGGGTGAAAACCGTTTGA
- a CDS encoding IreB family regulatory phosphoprotein: MSSFDKTMRFDFQEDPMEQEVKDVLLHVHGALQEKGYHPINQIVGYLLSGDPAYIPRHQDARNIIRKLERDEIIEELVKSYLKQHREG, encoded by the coding sequence ATGAGCTCTTTTGATAAAACGATGCGTTTTGATTTTCAAGAAGACCCGATGGAGCAGGAAGTCAAGGACGTACTTCTACATGTACACGGTGCACTTCAAGAAAAAGGTTATCATCCAATTAACCAAATTGTTGGCTACTTGCTGTCTGGAGACCCTGCATATATTCCAAGACATCAAGACGCACGCAATATTATCAGAAAGCTGGAACGGGACGAAATCATCGAGGAACTGGTGAAGTCGTATTTAAAACAACATCGTGAGGGATAA
- the ruvX gene encoding Holliday junction resolvase RuvX: MRIMGLDVGTKTIGVALSDEMGWTAQGLETIAINEEKKRFGFQRIGEIIKEYDVQQIIVGLPKNMNNTIGPRGEASQHFAEMLIDTFQLPVKLWDERLSTVAAERVLLEADVSRKKRKKVIDKLAATMILQGFLDSQQ; encoded by the coding sequence ATGAGAATTATGGGCCTTGATGTTGGAACCAAAACGATTGGTGTGGCTCTAAGCGATGAAATGGGATGGACTGCCCAGGGATTGGAAACCATAGCAATTAATGAAGAAAAAAAAAGGTTTGGATTCCAGCGAATTGGTGAAATTATTAAAGAGTACGATGTACAGCAAATCATTGTAGGTTTGCCTAAAAACATGAATAATACGATCGGCCCGCGCGGGGAAGCCTCACAACATTTTGCTGAAATGTTAATCGACACATTTCAGCTTCCCGTTAAGCTTTGGGATGAAAGACTAAGCACCGTTGCAGCAGAACGTGTGCTACTTGAAGCTGATGTTAGCAGAAAAAAGCGCAAGAAAGTTATTGATAAATTGGCGGCTACAATGATTTTGCAAGGGTTTTTAGATAGTCAACAATAA
- a CDS encoding DUF1292 domain-containing protein, whose product MENGEKHITVVDENGNEQLHEVLFTFDSDEFNKSYVLYFPVGAEEDENEEIEIQASAYVQNEEGEEGSLQPIESDEEWEMIEEMLNTFLDEEETAE is encoded by the coding sequence ATGGAAAACGGTGAAAAACATATTACAGTAGTAGATGAAAACGGTAATGAACAATTACACGAAGTTCTTTTCACATTTGATTCAGATGAATTTAATAAATCTTACGTACTATACTTCCCGGTGGGTGCCGAAGAAGATGAGAATGAAGAAATTGAAATTCAAGCTTCTGCCTATGTGCAAAATGAAGAAGGCGAAGAAGGCAGCCTTCAGCCAATTGAAAGCGATGAAGAGTGGGAAATGATCGAAGAAATGTTAAATACCTTCCTTGATGAGGAAGAAACAGCAGAATAA
- the mltG gene encoding endolytic transglycosylase MltG yields the protein MANEDSREAEKLNIKTKIRNHLMERRNEAKVIRKIVGIIALILILIAGGTALGGYIYIKSALKPVNPENNKQIKVEVPIGSSTTSIGMLLEKKGIIKNSTVFKYYVKLNNISGFQAGNYALTPSMTLDEITQTIQTGKLVREALFKMTIPEGLWLDQIAEIIAKKLDVPVADVTKKMTDDETLKRLMAKYPSLLTDDILQKQIQQPLEGYFFPATYPFYEEKPSIESVLDMMLNQTQVVIAKYAETMEEKNMSTHELLTMASLVEKEATEKADRHLISSVFYNRIKNKMPLQTDPTVAYALGKHLDRTLYEDLEVDSPYNTYKNQGLPPGPIANAGEASIEAALNPEKSDYLYFLAEYGTGDVYYAKTLDEHNELKAKHITNKRKESTGGNKENE from the coding sequence GTGGCGAATGAAGATAGCCGAGAAGCGGAAAAACTAAATATAAAAACTAAGATAAGAAATCATTTAATGGAAAGACGAAATGAGGCGAAAGTAATTAGAAAGATTGTGGGGATTATCGCACTTATTCTTATTCTTATTGCTGGAGGTACGGCCTTGGGCGGTTATATATACATTAAATCTGCTTTAAAGCCTGTGAATCCAGAAAATAATAAACAAATTAAAGTTGAAGTTCCGATTGGATCATCGACAACTTCGATTGGGATGTTGCTCGAGAAAAAAGGAATTATTAAAAATAGCACTGTTTTTAAATATTATGTGAAGTTAAATAATATTTCAGGATTTCAAGCAGGTAACTATGCCTTAACTCCTTCTATGACATTAGATGAAATTACGCAAACCATCCAGACTGGAAAACTTGTTAGAGAAGCCTTATTTAAAATGACCATACCTGAGGGGCTTTGGTTAGATCAAATAGCTGAAATCATTGCAAAGAAATTAGATGTACCAGTCGCTGATGTAACAAAAAAAATGACGGATGATGAAACACTGAAACGATTAATGGCTAAATATCCTAGTTTACTTACAGATGATATTTTACAAAAGCAAATCCAGCAACCGCTTGAAGGTTATTTTTTCCCAGCTACATATCCGTTTTATGAAGAAAAGCCCTCTATTGAGTCAGTGTTAGATATGATGTTGAATCAAACGCAAGTAGTTATTGCAAAATATGCTGAGACGATGGAAGAAAAAAATATGTCCACACATGAGCTACTAACAATGGCTTCGTTAGTAGAAAAGGAAGCAACGGAAAAAGCGGATCGCCATTTAATATCAAGTGTTTTTTATAATCGAATAAAAAACAAAATGCCGTTGCAAACAGATCCAACCGTTGCATATGCGCTTGGAAAACACTTAGATAGAACGCTATATGAAGACTTAGAAGTAGATTCTCCTTATAACACGTATAAAAATCAAGGTCTACCACCTGGACCAATTGCTAATGCTGGAGAAGCTTCGATTGAAGCTGCATTAAATCCAGAGAAATCTGATTATCTATATTTCTTGGCTGAATATGGAACTGGTGATGTATATTATGCGAAAACATTGGACGAACATAATGAATTAAAAGCAAAGCATATTACGAATAAACGGAAAGAGTCTACGGGAGGCAATAAAGAAAATGAATGA
- a CDS encoding O-methyltransferase encodes MNDAMKHYLEGLLPVRNQHFKQLEKFAKEHRVPIMEPTGIESMLLMMKMQSPKRILEIGTAIGYSALRMADALPEAKVITLELDEERVEQALTNINNAGMDERIKVITGDALELYDETAAQGPYDAIFIDAAKGQYIKFFEMYSELLTEQGCVYTDNVLFKGLVTEDSITNKRLSGLVNKIKTYNRWLMDHNGFDTVILPVGDGLAVSRKRSGVSNE; translated from the coding sequence ATGAATGATGCAATGAAACACTATCTTGAAGGGTTGCTTCCTGTTAGAAATCAACACTTTAAACAGCTAGAAAAGTTTGCTAAGGAACACCGCGTACCAATTATGGAGCCGACGGGCATAGAGTCAATGCTGCTTATGATGAAAATGCAAAGCCCTAAACGGATTTTAGAAATTGGTACTGCAATTGGCTATTCGGCTCTAAGAATGGCAGACGCGCTTCCAGAGGCAAAAGTAATCACGCTAGAATTGGATGAGGAAAGAGTCGAACAAGCCTTAACAAATATTAACAATGCGGGAATGGATGAGCGAATTAAGGTCATTACAGGGGATGCACTTGAACTTTATGATGAAACTGCAGCACAAGGTCCATATGACGCTATCTTCATTGATGCGGCGAAAGGCCAATATATAAAATTTTTTGAAATGTATAGTGAGCTTTTAACAGAGCAAGGCTGTGTATATACAGATAATGTTTTATTTAAAGGACTTGTTACAGAAGATAGTATAACGAATAAGCGGTTGTCTGGGCTAGTGAATAAAATTAAAACGTATAATAGATGGCTCATGGATCATAATGGATTTGATACTGTTATCCTACCAGTAGGGGATGGATTAGCTGTTAGTAGAAAAAGGTCAGGTGTTAGTAACGAATGA
- the udk gene encoding uridine kinase — translation MNKKPVIIGIAGGSGSGKTSVTNTIYDIFKEHSILIMEQDYYYKDQADLPLEERLKTNYDHPFAFDNDLLIQHLEQLLQYEAVEKPVYDYTLHTRSSEVIQVKPKDVIILEGILVLEDERLRNLMDIKLFVDTDSDLRIIRRILRDMKERGRSIDSVVAQYVNVVRPMHNQFIEPTKRYADVIIPEGGQNHVAIDLVATKIQTILEQKSFL, via the coding sequence ATGAATAAGAAACCAGTAATTATCGGTATCGCCGGTGGCTCAGGATCGGGAAAAACGAGTGTGACAAATACGATCTATGATATTTTTAAAGAGCATTCGATTCTCATTATGGAACAGGATTATTATTATAAAGACCAAGCGGATCTACCTTTAGAGGAACGGTTAAAAACAAACTATGACCATCCGTTTGCATTTGACAATGATTTATTAATTCAACACCTTGAGCAATTATTGCAATACGAAGCAGTTGAAAAACCTGTTTATGATTACACATTGCATACACGTTCTTCAGAAGTAATCCAAGTAAAGCCAAAGGACGTTATCATTCTTGAAGGTATTTTAGTATTAGAAGATGAAAGATTGCGCAACTTAATGGATATTAAGCTTTTTGTTGATACAGATTCTGACCTTCGTATCATTCGTCGTATCCTTCGTGATATGAAAGAGCGTGGAAGGTCGATTGATTCCGTTGTTGCACAGTATGTTAATGTGGTGCGTCCGATGCATAATCAATTCATAGAACCGACAAAAAGATATGCAGATGTAATTATCCCTGAAGGGGGACAAAATCATGTTGCAATCGATCTTGTGGCAACAAAGATCCAAACAATTCTTGAACAAAAGTCATTTTTGTAA
- the greA gene encoding transcription elongation factor GreA, translated as MATEKVFPMTEAGKEKLEQELEQLKSVKRKEVVERIKIARSFGDLSENSEYDSAKEEQSFVEGRITTLEHMVRNAKIIKDDELNSDTVTLGKTVTFIELPDGDEETYTIVGSAEADPFEGKISNDSPIAKSLLGHKVNEKVTVQTPGGEMKVKLVSIS; from the coding sequence ATGGCTACAGAAAAAGTATTTCCGATGACAGAAGCAGGTAAAGAAAAACTCGAACAGGAATTAGAACAATTAAAATCAGTGAAACGTAAAGAAGTAGTAGAACGCATTAAAATTGCACGCAGTTTCGGTGATCTCTCAGAGAACTCTGAATATGATTCGGCGAAAGAGGAACAATCATTTGTTGAAGGGCGTATCACAACTCTTGAACATATGGTCCGTAATGCGAAAATCATTAAGGACGATGAATTAAATTCTGATACTGTAACGCTTGGAAAAACGGTTACATTTATCGAGCTTCCTGATGGAGATGAAGAAACATACACAATCGTTGGAAGTGCAGAGGCTGATCCATTTGAAGGGAAAATTTCAAATGATTCACCTATTGCTAAAAGTTTACTTGGACATAAAGTAAATGAAAAAGTGACAGTACAAACACCTGGTGGAGAAATGAAAGTGAAATTAGTATCAATTAGTTAA
- a CDS encoding YrrS family protein: protein MPIDFKNSGQRFEQRAKRRKTNIILNSLITIVIILIILVGSYIFFGGDNKDQEKTSSGATGKDKTEQNIEDSKKKDEQSVDDQEATDENSADETEKDEPIETESDEPNVEKVIVNPAWKPIGTEQTSGHQSSSEMGSVDWNEKLKAAAYAVNISVDNMTPWWVERGEDRENQAILTVSEKSAGSDVFRVYIEWVDGEGWKPTEVKKLIENDKKQ from the coding sequence GTGCCAATTGATTTTAAAAATTCTGGGCAACGCTTTGAACAACGAGCAAAGCGTAGAAAAACAAATATTATATTAAATTCATTAATTACCATCGTTATAATTCTAATTATCCTTGTTGGTAGCTACATCTTTTTCGGTGGAGATAATAAAGATCAAGAGAAGACTAGTAGTGGTGCAACTGGTAAAGATAAAACAGAACAAAACATAGAGGATTCTAAGAAAAAAGATGAGCAGTCGGTTGATGATCAAGAAGCAACAGATGAAAATAGTGCTGATGAAACCGAAAAAGATGAACCGATTGAAACCGAAAGTGATGAACCAAATGTAGAAAAAGTAATTGTTAATCCAGCATGGAAACCGATCGGGACAGAGCAAACCTCTGGTCATCAGTCGTCTTCTGAAATGGGTAGTGTAGATTGGAATGAGAAGTTAAAGGCTGCTGCCTATGCAGTGAATATATCTGTAGATAATATGACACCTTGGTGGGTAGAACGTGGGGAAGACCGGGAAAATCAGGCGATTTTAACTGTTTCCGAAAAAAGTGCTGGCTCAGATGTTTTTCGAGTATATATTGAGTGGGTCGATGGTGAAGGTTGGAAACCAACTGAAGTGAAAAAATTAATTGAAAATGATAAAAAGCAATAA
- the mtnN gene encoding 5'-methylthioadenosine/S-adenosylhomocysteine nucleosidase, with amino-acid sequence MIIAIIGAMEEEVSLLREQIENKQTEVIAGCEFIAGTLGNKEIILLRSGIGKVNAAMSTTILMERYQPDVVINTGSAGGYNPELKVGDLVISTEVRHHDVDVTIFGYEYGQVPQLPPAFKADQGLIDAAAKAALQLEDIQAVTGLIATGDSFMNDPVRVEFVREKFTDLQAVEMEGAAIAQVAHQYSVPFVVIRSLSDIAGQESNISFDQYLETAAVNSANLVLGIVKSI; translated from the coding sequence ATGATAATTGCTATAATTGGGGCGATGGAAGAAGAAGTCTCATTATTACGTGAACAAATAGAAAATAAACAAACGGAAGTTATTGCTGGATGTGAATTCATCGCGGGAACTCTTGGTAATAAAGAAATTATTTTATTACGCTCTGGTATCGGTAAAGTAAATGCAGCTATGTCTACAACCATTCTGATGGAAAGATACCAACCGGATGTCGTAATTAATACAGGCTCTGCTGGCGGTTATAACCCTGAATTAAAAGTAGGAGATCTCGTCATTTCCACTGAAGTGCGACATCATGATGTTGATGTTACGATTTTTGGGTATGAATATGGACAGGTGCCACAACTGCCACCCGCTTTTAAAGCAGACCAAGGCTTGATAGATGCTGCAGCAAAGGCAGCATTACAACTTGAAGATATTCAAGCTGTAACTGGATTAATCGCTACAGGTGATTCATTCATGAATGATCCAGTGAGAGTAGAATTTGTACGAGAGAAATTCACCGATCTACAAGCTGTGGAAATGGAAGGGGCAGCGATTGCCCAAGTTGCACACCAATACAGCGTGCCATTTGTTGTTATTCGTTCTTTATCCGATATAGCGGGTCAAGAATCAAATATCTCTTTTGATCAGTACTTGGAGACAGCAGCAGTTAACTCTGCGAATTTGGTGTTGGGGATTGTTAAATCAATATAG
- a CDS encoding histidine phosphatase family protein, giving the protein MMELIFIRHGQGEHTLDLPESLKISDPSLTKLGIDQAISLREKIALTENDIILISPIRRTLETALLWSGNIKCRKVVHPLVSPRMFPIHPEWSTLPCDKILDIELIESDFPTFEIENSFSKSIWLEGINVLPENLFLLLVEEFVTYCKQFQKEKIYIVSHDGTITSYRQSISGKKLTRKDFPEEIAWFTLTC; this is encoded by the coding sequence ATGATGGAATTAATTTTTATTAGACATGGGCAAGGCGAGCATACATTAGATTTACCTGAGAGCCTAAAAATTTCTGATCCATCATTAACCAAACTGGGTATAGATCAAGCGATTTCTTTAAGAGAGAAAATCGCCCTTACTGAAAATGACATTATATTAATTAGTCCCATTAGAAGAACGCTAGAAACGGCATTATTATGGAGTGGCAATATAAAATGCCGTAAAGTCGTTCATCCCTTGGTCTCGCCTAGAATGTTTCCTATTCATCCAGAATGGAGCACACTTCCCTGCGATAAAATTCTTGATATAGAATTAATAGAAAGTGATTTTCCAACATTTGAAATTGAAAATAGTTTTTCTAAGAGTATATGGCTTGAAGGAATCAATGTTTTACCTGAGAACCTTTTTTTATTATTAGTAGAAGAATTCGTTACATACTGCAAACAGTTTCAAAAAGAAAAAATATATATCGTGTCACATGATGGAACTATTACATCTTATCGTCAGTCTATTTCCGGTAAAAAGCTTACTCGTAAAGATTTTCCTGAAGAAATAGCCTGGTTTACATTAACCTGTTGA